Proteins encoded within one genomic window of Bacillus sp. 1NLA3E:
- a CDS encoding rubrerythrin family protein, whose translation MADLKGTKTADNLRAGFAGESQANRRYLYFADKADTEGAEEVASLFRSIANGETKHAFGHFDNLRSNGEGDPATGLPVGNVKEMLASAIAGETYEYSEMYPGFAATARKEGFDQIGEWMEVMAKAERVHAQRFQKLLDSLED comes from the coding sequence ATGGCAGATTTAAAAGGAACAAAAACAGCAGACAATTTAAGAGCGGGCTTTGCAGGGGAGTCACAAGCAAATCGACGCTATCTTTACTTTGCGGACAAAGCTGATACAGAAGGTGCAGAAGAAGTAGCAAGCTTATTCCGTAGCATTGCAAATGGTGAGACAAAACATGCTTTTGGCCACTTTGATAATTTACGTAGCAACGGTGAAGGTGATCCTGCTACAGGTCTTCCTGTGGGAAATGTTAAAGAAATGCTTGCTTCAGCGATTGCTGGAGAAACATACGAGTATTCCGAAATGTACCCAGGTTTTGCAGCAACTGCTCGTAAAGAAGGATTTGACCAAATCGGTGAGTGGATGGAAGTTATGGCAAAAGCAGAACGAGTTCATGCACAACGTTTCCAAAAGTTGCTTGATTCTTTAGAAGACTAA
- a CDS encoding DUF3501 family protein, with translation MTNTITRQDLIPLSTYRRGREEYLQKMITYKNNRRIQLSEHISLLFENRNTVLFQIQELVNCEDLEDPQEIDEYIDIYSDMIPNESELSATLFIELDDQSKLSDLLVSLKGIEHHLMMMVENEEVPAVFEEVHDDREFTTSVHYLKFPMTQNAKNLFSNGPTDVALILNHPNLTVKIALTPQSIKSLQKDLA, from the coding sequence ATGACTAATACCATAACTAGACAAGATTTGATCCCATTAAGTACATACCGACGAGGAAGAGAAGAATACCTTCAAAAAATGATTACATATAAAAATAATAGACGGATCCAGTTGTCGGAACATATTTCCCTATTATTTGAAAATCGAAACACGGTGTTATTTCAAATTCAAGAATTGGTAAATTGTGAAGATCTAGAGGACCCTCAAGAAATTGATGAATACATAGACATTTATTCAGATATGATTCCTAATGAGAGTGAATTGTCAGCTACTCTTTTCATAGAGTTAGACGACCAAAGTAAACTTTCAGACTTATTAGTTTCCCTAAAAGGTATTGAACATCATTTAATGATGATGGTTGAAAACGAAGAGGTTCCAGCTGTTTTTGAAGAAGTGCATGATGACCGTGAATTTACCACAAGTGTTCATTATTTAAAATTCCCAATGACACAGAATGCCAAAAATCTTTTTAGTAACGGACCTACTGATGTAGCTTTAATCCTCAATCACCCAAATTTAACTGTGAAAATTGCTTTGACCCCTCAAAGTATAAAGAGTTTACAAAAGGATTTAGCCTAA
- the sfnG gene encoding dimethylsulfone monooxygenase SfnG, with protein sequence MSLQFAYWAPNVSGGLVISNIPQKTGWSFEDNKRYALIAEEIGFDYVLLQTRFFASYGAENQLEASALASALAASTKKINIITAVLPGLWHPGVMAKIISTIDQISNGRAAINIVSGWFKGEFNGYGEPWLDHDERYRRSEEFIEVLRELWTKENTNYRGDFYRINNAPLKPKPIKQPKIFQGGNSKAAKEMAGRSTDVYFMNGGSLEKIKQQIDEVRALRNENGRGDIQFGVNGFVIVRDTEAEAKEVLREIVENANIEAVEGFKESVKTAGAASPEGQGMWAESSFEDHIQYNDGFKTGLIGTAEQVADQIIELKKIGVNIILTGFLHYEQDLRAFGEKVLPLVREKEAKLKELLHN encoded by the coding sequence ATGAGTTTACAATTTGCCTATTGGGCACCAAATGTTAGTGGAGGTCTAGTGATATCAAACATCCCACAAAAAACAGGCTGGTCATTTGAAGACAATAAACGGTATGCATTAATTGCTGAAGAAATCGGGTTTGATTATGTACTCTTGCAAACAAGGTTTTTTGCAAGCTATGGGGCTGAAAATCAGTTAGAAGCATCTGCACTTGCATCCGCACTTGCTGCTTCAACAAAAAAAATCAACATCATTACCGCTGTACTTCCAGGTCTATGGCACCCAGGGGTGATGGCAAAAATCATCTCGACGATAGATCAAATCAGTAATGGACGTGCTGCGATTAATATTGTTAGTGGTTGGTTTAAAGGTGAATTTAATGGTTATGGTGAACCATGGCTCGATCACGATGAACGATATCGCCGTTCAGAGGAATTTATCGAAGTCCTTCGTGAGTTATGGACAAAAGAAAATACTAATTATCGGGGCGATTTTTATCGGATAAACAACGCACCTTTAAAACCAAAACCAATTAAACAGCCAAAAATCTTTCAAGGTGGAAATTCTAAGGCAGCTAAAGAAATGGCAGGACGTAGTACAGATGTGTATTTTATGAACGGAGGTTCGCTTGAAAAAATAAAACAACAAATAGATGAAGTGAGAGCATTAAGAAATGAAAATGGCAGAGGCGACATCCAATTTGGAGTAAATGGCTTTGTTATTGTTCGTGATACAGAAGCAGAAGCAAAAGAAGTTCTACGAGAAATTGTGGAAAATGCCAATATAGAAGCAGTTGAAGGATTTAAAGAATCAGTCAAAACCGCAGGTGCAGCCTCACCAGAAGGGCAAGGAATGTGGGCAGAATCCTCCTTCGAAGATCATATCCAATATAATGACGGTTTTAAAACAGGCTTAATTGGAACAGCGGAACAAGTAGCGGACCAAATCATTGAACTTAAAAAGATAGGAGTCAACATCATTCTTACAGGTTTTCTCCACTATGAGCAAGACTTGCGAGCATTTGGTGAGAAGGTATTGCCACTTGTCAGAGAAAAAGAGGCTAAATTGAAGGAGCTCTTGCACAATTAG
- a CDS encoding acyl-CoA dehydrogenase family protein yields MAKQKQLNPEINNNKNDSSPQLTFTAPVKVGSKEFEHLITAIARNAQERRNAGSEARPYFSIDLIRQSKLGALRLPIELGGGGASIRDLFYAVTRLAEADPDVAHSLRFHYYQVEEFLLSPNNELRNTWLKRVADGTIIGNAYTEISNNNVGSSVYETTLSPDGDGYRLNGTKYFSTGTLYADWVFVTASTPEGLNVSALIPTDREGVIIEDDWDGIGQRLTGSGTTVLKNAFVHKNEVTVTNEEQTPFNSFLQLILHAVIAGILRNVVTDASSLVKRRTRTFSFAAAEKPNEDPQLLQIIGQLSSSAFAAEAIVLAAADALDIAVNSAVEGVIDYSLSHDASLQAAKAKVIVDNLALQSSTQLFDVGGASATRQSANLDRHWRNIRTIASHNPVVYKARAIGNYVVNDSELPIGEIYF; encoded by the coding sequence ATGGCGAAGCAAAAACAATTAAATCCAGAAATTAATAATAATAAGAACGATTCTTCTCCCCAACTAACGTTTACTGCACCGGTAAAAGTAGGTTCTAAAGAATTTGAACACTTGATTACAGCAATTGCACGGAATGCCCAGGAGCGAAGGAATGCTGGCAGCGAGGCACGTCCCTATTTTTCAATTGATTTAATCAGACAATCAAAACTGGGCGCTCTACGTTTACCGATTGAACTAGGTGGCGGAGGAGCTAGCATTCGGGACCTTTTCTATGCCGTCACACGTTTAGCTGAAGCGGACCCAGATGTTGCTCATAGTCTTCGTTTCCATTATTACCAAGTTGAGGAATTCCTCCTTAGTCCGAATAATGAACTACGTAATACGTGGCTGAAAAGAGTGGCGGACGGAACGATTATTGGAAATGCGTATACTGAAATATCAAATAATAATGTTGGGAGTTCCGTCTATGAAACTACTTTATCCCCTGATGGAGATGGCTACCGTTTAAATGGAACGAAGTATTTTAGCACCGGTACTTTGTATGCTGATTGGGTTTTTGTTACGGCGTCAACTCCTGAGGGTTTAAATGTTTCTGCATTAATCCCAACTGACCGAGAAGGAGTCATCATTGAGGATGATTGGGATGGAATTGGCCAAAGATTGACGGGTAGTGGAACCACGGTCCTTAAGAATGCATTCGTCCATAAAAATGAAGTGACTGTCACCAATGAAGAGCAAACACCGTTTAATTCATTTTTACAGCTAATTCTCCATGCAGTTATAGCTGGAATATTGCGAAATGTCGTTACCGATGCTTCTTCTTTGGTGAAAAGAAGAACTCGTACTTTTAGTTTTGCAGCGGCCGAGAAACCAAACGAAGACCCACAATTACTGCAAATAATTGGACAGCTTTCGAGTAGTGCTTTTGCTGCCGAAGCGATTGTCCTTGCTGCTGCAGATGCACTAGATATTGCAGTGAATTCAGCAGTAGAGGGTGTTATTGATTATTCTTTGAGTCATGATGCTTCGCTTCAAGCGGCTAAGGCTAAGGTAATAGTAGACAATCTTGCATTACAGTCCTCTACGCAACTTTTTGATGTTGGTGGTGCATCGGCAACAAGACAGTCAGCGAACCTTGATCGCCACTGGCGTAATATTCGTACGATTGCTTCCCACAATCCAGTCGTATACAAAGCACGTGCCATAGGTAACTATGTTGTGAATGATTCTGAGCTTCCAATTGGAGAAATTTATTTTTAA
- a CDS encoding acyl-CoA dehydrogenase family protein encodes MSNVETKKNIYSRAYVEEIRERVRPIIQNIIEPNAVIIDKEGRFPRENLLALAKEGWNSVTFSEKWGGLDLGYLGLAIVAEEIGKVDASTALVYAMHVGAAQVIALYGNEDQKNRWLLPVREGSVGTFSISEKATRGHVWFNLSQAERDGKDYIINAEKSFTTSGGQADFYILQTRTPETDDYSDISYFIVDGHDKGITSEPWKALGVRGNHSGPITYRNVKVSHRDLVGYEGLGKEIMDDGVNPIYLLGLASAWLGVAQGALKAAVDHVTKTVNEGFNKSLADHQVIRQKLAEVKIQITGLKAWQLDLARHYDELLAEGKPLSLLAAEVIELKVQTSELADFSARIAMDVAGGYGYKEGIFERLYRDARAGIPMAPSNNIARDQVGKILVGLPLELWEEGK; translated from the coding sequence ATGAGTAATGTAGAAACGAAAAAAAATATCTATTCAAGAGCCTATGTCGAGGAAATTAGAGAAAGAGTTCGACCGATTATTCAAAATATCATCGAACCAAATGCTGTAATTATTGATAAAGAAGGAAGATTTCCCCGTGAAAATTTATTAGCGCTTGCTAAAGAAGGATGGAATTCGGTAACATTTTCTGAAAAATGGGGCGGACTGGATTTAGGCTATTTAGGTCTTGCAATTGTTGCGGAAGAAATCGGGAAGGTGGATGCTTCGACTGCTTTAGTATATGCCATGCACGTTGGTGCTGCCCAAGTAATTGCCTTATATGGAAATGAGGATCAAAAAAACCGCTGGTTATTGCCAGTTCGTGAGGGATCTGTAGGAACTTTTTCTATTAGCGAAAAAGCCACAAGAGGCCATGTATGGTTTAACCTAAGCCAAGCAGAACGCGATGGAAAGGATTATATTATTAATGCCGAAAAGTCGTTTACAACTAGTGGTGGCCAGGCTGATTTTTACATTTTACAAACGAGAACTCCAGAGACTGATGACTATAGTGATATTAGCTATTTCATCGTTGACGGTCATGACAAGGGTATTACTTCTGAACCATGGAAAGCATTGGGAGTAAGAGGAAACCATAGTGGACCGATTACTTATCGTAACGTTAAAGTAAGTCATCGCGATCTAGTGGGGTATGAAGGATTAGGAAAAGAAATTATGGATGATGGTGTGAATCCAATTTATTTACTTGGTCTTGCATCTGCATGGCTTGGGGTGGCGCAAGGTGCTCTTAAGGCAGCGGTAGATCATGTTACGAAGACAGTGAATGAAGGCTTCAATAAAAGTCTGGCTGATCATCAAGTGATTCGTCAAAAATTAGCAGAGGTAAAAATACAAATTACTGGATTAAAAGCGTGGCAATTAGATTTAGCGAGACATTATGATGAGTTGCTTGCCGAGGGGAAACCATTAAGTTTATTAGCGGCGGAAGTCATAGAATTAAAAGTTCAAACATCGGAATTAGCAGATTTTTCAGCTCGAATTGCGATGGATGTAGCAGGTGGTTATGGATATAAAGAAGGTATATTTGAACGGCTATACCGAGATGCCCGAGCAGGAATTCCAATGGCACCATCAAATAATATAGCACGTGATCAAGTTGGAAAGATTTTAGTGGGATTACCATTGGAGCTTTGGGAAGAGGGGAAATGA
- a CDS encoding DUF1003 domain-containing protein has protein sequence MSINEKRLELIKTILEDDSIAAEEDEILHILLQERISKNSMLEHDEGLTFGEKAADNLAKFAGSWAFIIIFFFILSGWITLNAVILTKPYDIYPFILLNLILSCLAAIQAPVIMMSQNRQEQKDRLRAKNDFKVNLKAEIIIEDIHQKLSTIIENQQNMAERLNIMENKQIK, from the coding sequence ATGTCTATAAATGAAAAAAGGCTAGAATTAATCAAAACGATCCTAGAAGATGACTCTATTGCAGCTGAAGAAGATGAAATTCTACATATACTTTTACAAGAACGTATTTCAAAAAATTCCATGTTAGAGCATGACGAAGGGCTAACCTTTGGTGAAAAAGCGGCAGATAATCTTGCGAAATTTGCAGGTAGCTGGGCTTTCATCATTATATTTTTCTTTATTTTATCAGGTTGGATTACCTTAAATGCAGTAATCCTCACAAAACCTTATGATATTTACCCCTTCATTTTACTCAACCTAATTTTGTCATGCCTGGCTGCTATTCAGGCTCCTGTAATTATGATGAGCCAAAATAGACAAGAGCAAAAGGATAGACTAAGAGCAAAAAACGATTTTAAAGTTAACTTAAAAGCGGAAATCATCATAGAAGATATTCATCAAAAGCTGAGTACCATTATTGAAAATCAGCAAAACATGGCAGAACGATTAAATATAATGGAAAATAAGCAGATAAAGTAA
- a CDS encoding glycosyl hydrolase family 28-related protein: protein MFHLEKNQNPKTNSQLLEKITGSQLQISEALEETEQLFHLCQENKIPPFPTYANTHTQAPSSTKKMAELLWRVFSKPANYQERTMISVDANGNVIPDWKEKLDQEFSLLKKNINSEVYLLDFGAIGDGKTDCTLAFKRAIGRGRVKVVVPEGVFITKGIKLPSWTWLIGVGKGVTKIKLHDEATKDTRLVTNANHWKGNHYIFVGSLSLDWNVERLGNVEKTSSGGNHSSCLTFANVTYGWVRDVEAINPGLHCFDISSTMYNYAGDGYRARGGSKYVWLDGLNGFGFGDDGITTHHSDHIFISRSHMCDPSGRAHQKGFSNSNGFEIDDGSQNVLLVENSTARCFGGVEIKAHQNSSAASNVQIVGHISVNDNRSYNFRHIGHHKNTDPESKSAYNILATNIVSVAPVFTDLYKDSSPRGLVVSAYKNVVINHFTLIGDPDYDLKKNPVVAIQYRARNVILNHVTLKNFQKTGPGVKVFGGSNRADSVRIRNVKFDSSLKKAIEVGQNVHDIKIENVKTF, encoded by the coding sequence ATGTTCCATTTAGAAAAAAATCAAAATCCGAAAACAAACAGTCAACTATTGGAGAAAATAACCGGAAGCCAACTCCAAATTAGTGAAGCACTAGAAGAGACCGAGCAGCTTTTCCACCTTTGTCAGGAGAATAAGATTCCTCCTTTCCCTACATACGCCAACACCCACACTCAAGCGCCTTCTTCCACAAAAAAAATGGCAGAACTTCTCTGGCGAGTTTTTTCCAAGCCCGCAAACTATCAAGAGCGAACGATGATCTCAGTTGATGCAAACGGAAACGTCATTCCGGATTGGAAAGAAAAGCTTGATCAAGAGTTCAGTTTGCTGAAAAAAAACATAAACAGTGAAGTTTATTTACTGGATTTCGGTGCTATTGGGGATGGAAAAACGGACTGTACTCTTGCATTTAAAAGAGCGATAGGAAGAGGGCGAGTAAAAGTTGTCGTTCCAGAAGGAGTTTTTATCACAAAAGGAATTAAGCTACCATCATGGACATGGCTTATTGGGGTTGGAAAAGGAGTGACCAAGATAAAGCTGCATGATGAAGCAACAAAAGATACCCGACTTGTCACCAACGCTAACCACTGGAAGGGCAATCACTATATTTTTGTCGGATCTTTAAGTCTCGACTGGAATGTGGAGAGACTTGGAAATGTGGAGAAAACCAGTTCGGGCGGCAATCATTCAAGCTGTTTAACATTTGCCAATGTAACGTATGGTTGGGTTAGAGATGTGGAAGCCATCAATCCTGGTCTCCATTGTTTTGATATTTCCTCGACCATGTATAATTATGCCGGGGATGGATACCGTGCTCGCGGCGGGAGCAAATATGTATGGCTCGATGGGTTAAATGGTTTCGGCTTTGGTGATGACGGAATTACCACACACCATAGCGATCATATTTTTATTTCACGATCTCATATGTGCGACCCTAGTGGGCGTGCCCATCAGAAAGGTTTTTCTAATTCGAATGGATTTGAAATTGATGACGGTTCACAAAATGTATTACTTGTAGAAAATTCTACAGCAAGGTGCTTTGGTGGTGTCGAAATTAAGGCCCATCAAAATTCTTCGGCAGCCTCAAATGTGCAAATTGTCGGGCATATTTCTGTCAACGATAACCGCTCTTATAATTTTCGCCATATTGGCCATCACAAAAACACCGATCCGGAATCGAAATCGGCATACAATATTCTAGCGACAAACATTGTCTCCGTTGCCCCTGTTTTTACTGACTTATATAAAGATTCATCGCCGCGAGGTTTAGTGGTTTCAGCTTATAAAAATGTAGTCATAAATCATTTCACCTTAATCGGTGATCCTGATTACGATTTAAAGAAAAATCCTGTTGTTGCAATTCAATATCGGGCCCGAAACGTTATTTTAAACCATGTTACCTTAAAAAATTTTCAAAAAACCGGACCTGGAGTAAAAGTATTTGGAGGCTCCAACCGGGCGGATTCTGTTAGAATCCGCAACGTTAAGTTTGATAGCAGTTTAAAAAAAGCTATAGAGGTCGGGCAGAACGTCCATGATATTAAAATTGAAAATGTTAAAACTTTTTAA
- a CDS encoding RNA-guided endonuclease TnpB family protein, with protein MARKKAIKVLRKQKKTEHIQRFTQKQNIGSGVLTSKEFRLLQRMSHSSKALRNVGLYTIKQSYLNTNKIATVKEIDTAIQADMNYWGVQSNSAQAIRRTLYAEAKSFFKALEKWKKNPEKFTGRPKFPKYSRATEKRVIEIYQVPKVDKEGYWSIPMNVEFRKRYGSIKIRMPKNLLHKKISYIEIVPKQKGRFFEVHYTYEMHVSQMKKQPTTTNNALSCDLGVDRLLSCATNKGDTFLIDGKKLKSINQYFNKMISNLQQKNIENGLSKRVVTNQLAELWNKRESQINGYFSQAVGLLFQKIKEGKIDTVIVGYNAGWKQECEMGKKNNQAFVQIPFHKLISAFENKCVKEGIRFLKQEESYTSKASFLDKDFIPVWSKDNKTTYRFSGKRITRGLYRSKNGRCIQADINGALNILRKSEVVELDDNMILINPILLEVQKRKVVA; from the coding sequence ATGGCTAGAAAGAAAGCAATTAAAGTGTTGCGCAAACAAAAGAAAACCGAACATATTCAACGGTTTACACAGAAACAAAATATTGGAAGTGGTGTCCTAACGTCTAAAGAATTCCGTTTGCTTCAACGTATGTCGCATAGTTCGAAAGCGTTGCGCAATGTTGGATTGTATACCATTAAACAAAGCTACTTAAACACCAATAAGATAGCGACTGTAAAAGAAATAGACACTGCCATTCAAGCGGATATGAACTATTGGGGCGTTCAATCTAACTCTGCTCAAGCTATTCGTAGAACGTTGTATGCGGAAGCGAAGAGCTTTTTCAAAGCATTAGAAAAGTGGAAGAAAAATCCCGAAAAATTCACGGGGCGTCCAAAGTTTCCGAAGTATTCTCGTGCTACTGAAAAACGTGTTATTGAAATCTACCAAGTTCCGAAAGTAGATAAGGAAGGCTATTGGTCAATTCCTATGAACGTCGAATTCAGAAAACGTTACGGTTCCATCAAAATTCGTATGCCGAAGAATTTGTTACACAAAAAAATCTCCTACATTGAAATCGTACCCAAGCAAAAAGGTCGGTTCTTTGAGGTGCATTATACGTATGAAATGCACGTTTCTCAAATGAAAAAACAACCAACGACAACGAATAATGCTTTGAGTTGCGATTTAGGTGTAGACCGATTATTGAGCTGTGCAACCAATAAGGGGGATACGTTTTTAATCGATGGAAAAAAATTAAAATCTATCAACCAATACTTTAATAAAATGATAAGTAATTTACAACAGAAAAACATCGAAAACGGTCTTTCCAAACGTGTTGTCACGAACCAATTGGCAGAACTCTGGAACAAACGTGAAAGCCAAATTAACGGATATTTCTCACAAGCCGTCGGCTTGCTGTTCCAAAAAATAAAAGAAGGTAAGATTGATACTGTTATAGTCGGCTATAACGCTGGTTGGAAACAAGAATGTGAGATGGGAAAAAAGAATAATCAAGCTTTTGTTCAAATCCCCTTCCATAAGCTGATTTCTGCCTTTGAGAATAAGTGTGTAAAAGAAGGTATTCGATTTTTAAAACAAGAAGAAAGCTATACATCAAAAGCAAGTTTCCTAGACAAAGATTTCATTCCTGTTTGGTCGAAAGACAATAAAACAACTTATCGCTTTAGTGGCAAACGGATAACTCGTGGTTTGTACCGAAGTAAAAATGGAAGATGTATTCAAGCCGACATCAACGGTGCCCTAAACATCTTGCGTAAATCAGAAGTAGTAGAATTGGACGATAATATGATACTCATAAATCCAATCTTATTGGAAGTACAAAAACGTAAAGTTGTTGCTTAG
- a CDS encoding nuclease-related domain-containing protein gives MLFKPRTVPIELLILGYLNTRMKLSSKDIQQFLTLKKGFEGEAMFDLLLGNLQSEMIILNDLLFEVNNSLFQIDSLIISQETIYLFEVKNYEVDFYYKSDRFYTMLGTEIKNPLDH, from the coding sequence ATGCTTTTTAAGCCTCGCACAGTGCCAATTGAATTATTAATTCTAGGATATTTAAACACTCGAATGAAATTATCATCCAAGGATATACAGCAATTTTTGACCCTTAAAAAAGGATTTGAAGGGGAAGCTATGTTTGACTTATTACTAGGAAATCTCCAAAGTGAGATGATTATTTTAAATGACTTGTTGTTTGAGGTGAACAACTCTCTGTTCCAAATAGATTCATTAATCATTTCACAAGAAACCATTTACCTTTTTGAAGTAAAAAATTATGAAGTAGATTTTTATTATAAATCTGACAGGTTTTACACGATGTTAGGCACCGAAATTAAAAATCCACTAGACCATTAA
- a CDS encoding J-domain-containing protein: protein MDFFSIIAEDKIRKAIKDGDFANLPGQGKPLKLEDLSNIPEELRMAYKVMKNANVIDDYDALRAELMTINDLINDCENNDERQLLKRQKNEKEIRFEALMKKRRTLNSPASSFYKEQMLERLKGHGRKK from the coding sequence ATGGACTTTTTTTCAATTATTGCTGAAGATAAAATTCGCAAAGCGATAAAAGATGGTGATTTTGCTAACCTACCGGGTCAAGGAAAACCACTGAAGCTCGAAGACTTATCAAATATTCCAGAAGAACTTCGAATGGCCTACAAAGTGATGAAAAACGCAAATGTTATCGACGATTACGATGCATTAAGGGCAGAGTTAATGACCATTAATGACCTGATTAATGACTGTGAAAATAATGATGAGAGACAGCTTCTTAAAAGACAAAAGAATGAAAAAGAAATTAGATTCGAGGCTTTAATGAAAAAGCGGAGAACACTTAATTCCCCAGCCTCTTCCTTCTATAAAGAACAAATGTTAGAACGATTAAAAGGTCATGGACGGAAAAAGTGA
- a CDS encoding GNAT family N-acetyltransferase, translating into MMFYFEKITTETLSNVLEIINSNPDYNQLENGHQCRTEDEIKEEFLNIQSDSFLIKNDGVYIAVIDFLHKNPKDGFPWIGLLMIHGKFRSKGYGTRIYHTFEEKLKALKYDAVRLGVLQDNLSAKEFWARQGFEYVLTKPWKSNKVDVLEKQING; encoded by the coding sequence ATGATGTTTTATTTTGAAAAAATAACAACTGAAACATTATCAAATGTGTTAGAAATAATAAACTCCAATCCTGATTATAATCAGTTAGAAAATGGTCATCAATGTAGAACAGAAGACGAAATAAAAGAGGAATTTCTAAATATACAGTCTGATAGCTTTTTAATAAAAAATGATGGCGTTTATATCGCAGTCATTGATTTTCTTCATAAAAATCCTAAGGATGGATTTCCTTGGATTGGGTTACTAATGATTCATGGGAAATTCCGTTCAAAAGGGTACGGGACACGGATTTATCATACTTTTGAAGAAAAATTAAAAGCCCTAAAATATGATGCTGTAAGGCTAGGTGTGCTTCAAGACAACCTGTCAGCAAAAGAATTTTGGGCTCGGCAAGGATTTGAATATGTCTTAACCAAACCTTGGAAAAGCAACAAAGTGGACGTTTTGGAAAAACAGATAAATGGGTAA